The genomic interval ACTATATGGTTTACGCTGAAAAAGCAAAATAGATTAACGAATTTCGACTAACTATTTTTGATTTTTGATTTTAGTGCGACATCAGCATTCTAGAATCATTAATCTAAAATCTAAAATTTTTTAAATGAACTACTACCTAGTCATTCCCACTCATAACGAAGAAGCATTCATTTCCTTAACCTTAGATTCTTTGGTAGGGCAAACCGTTCCTCCAACAAAAGTGATTGTGGTCAATGACAACTCTACTGATGGAACTGAGGAAATCGTGAAATCATACGCCGCAAAATATCCTTATATCACTTTGGTCAACAAAAAATCTTCGGCTGTACACATGCCAGGAAGTAAGGTGATTCAAGCGTTTCACGAAGGCGAAAAACACATCGATGACAAATACGACATTCTAGTAAAAATTGATGCCGATTTAATTTTTCCGCTTAATTATTTCGAAACTATCATCAATCATTTCAAGTCCGATGACCGCATCGGAATGGCAGGTGGATTTTGCTATATCGACAAAAACGGCGAATTTGTTTTAGAAAATCTAACCGATAAAGACCATATTCGTGGCGCCTTAAAAGCGTACCGAAAAGAAACCTACAAACAAATTGGCGGCCTAAAACCAGCCATGGGTTGGGATACCGTAGACGAATTACTTTGTAAATTCTACAACTGGAAAGTCGTGACCGACCAATCGCTAAAAGTAAAACACCTCAAACCAACAGGTGCAAATTATAACAAAACAGCACGCTACAAACAAGGCGAAGCTTTTTACACCTTAGGATACGGTTTTTTGATTACTGCAATTGCATCGGCAAAACTGGCAATGATGAAAAAAAAACCATTGCTTTTCATTGATTACATCACCGGATTCATGAAAGCCAAAGTAGCCAAAACACCTTTATTAGTTACGGCAGAACAAGCCAAATTCATTCGTAAGTACCGCCTACAAAAAATGAAAGAGAAGCTTTTCTAGGAAAAAGGCATAACTCATAACTTATAACTCCTAACTATTTTTGTAATTTAGCCCATATTCACATATTATGATGCTCATTCGATACATATCACAAATAGGGAAATACTTCCTAATGATAAAGGAAATTTTCAGCAAGCAAACCAAATGGTCGGTAATGCGAAACCTTATCTTTAAAGAAATTGACGACTTAATCATTGATTCACTTGGAATTGTGGCCTTCATTTCCTTTTTCGTAGGTGGAGTTGTTGCTATTCAAACGGCTTTAAACTTAACCAATCCCTTAATTCCAAAATACCTAATCGGATTTGCTACACGTCAATCGATCATTCTAGAGTTTGCGCCTACTTTTATCTCTGTAATTATGGCGGGAAAAATGGGATCGTTCATCACTTCTAGTATTGGAACGATGCGCGTAACCGAACAAATTGATGCATTAGAAGTTATGGGTGTCAACTCACTAAACTACTTGGTTTTTCCAAAAATAATTGCCCTACTTTTATATCCTTTCTTAATCGGCATTGCCATGTTCCTCGGAATCCTAGGTGGATGGATTGCTGGTGTTTATGGAGGTTTCACCTCGGCCGACGACTTTATTACTGGCGCGCAAATGGATTTTATTCCGTTTCACGTAACCTATGCCTTTATCAAGACACTCATATTTGCCCTTTTATTGGCAACCATACCCTCCTTTCACGGCTACTATATGAAAGGTGGCGCACTGGAAGTAGGTAAAGCAAGTACCGTATCTTTTGTATGGACATCCGTTAGCATTATCTTATTCAATTATATTCTAACGCAATTATTACTGAGCGCATGATAGAAATAAAAAACATAGAGAAATCGTTTGGCGAGAACAAAATCCTAAAAGGTATTTCCACCGTTTTTGAAACAGGAAAAACCAACCTTATCATTGGGCAAAGTGGTTCTGGAAAGACCGTTTTACTGAAAAGTCTTTTGGGAATTCACACGCCAGAAGCTGGACAGATCATCTTCGATGGCAGAGTATATTCCGATTTAGAAGAAGTCGAAAAACGAGAATTACGTACCGAAATCGGAATGGTTTTTCAAGGCAGTGCTTTGTTTGATTCGATGACCGTATGCGAAAACGTAGCTTTCCCGTTAAAAATGTTCACCAACGACGACAAAGAAAAGATTGCCGATAGAGTTGAATTTGTTCTCAAAAGAGTTAACCTTATTGATGCTCACAAAAAATTACCTTCGGAGATTTCTGGCGGAATGCAGAAACGTGTTGCCATCGCCCGTGCGATTGTCAACCATCCCAAATACCTTTTTTGCGACGAACCCAACTCTGGATTGGACCCAAACACTTCCATCCTTATTGATAACCTCATCAAGGAAATCACCGAAGAATACAACATCACCACCGTGGTCAACACCCACGATATGAACTCGGTTATGGAAATTGGCGACAACATCCTTTTCCTAAAAAACGGACTTAAAGAATGGCAAGGTAACAAAGACGAAATTTTCTATACCGATAACGAAGCCGTAACCGCATTTGTGTATTCGTCCAACTTATTCAAAAAAGTTCGCGAAGCGCATTTGAAGAAATAAAATTAGGAGCAGGAAATCAGATTTCATAATTACGATTCCTCCCGCTATTCACTATAATCTTTTGTTCCGGAAGGCCGTCACAAAAGGATTTTCGTTTCTATCGGGGCTAAAAAACAACTTATTATTTCCATAACAAAAAAAGCACTGTACGTTTTATGCGACTGTGCTTTTTTTGTATTTATAAAAGTAATATCTCATTACTTCAAATGGTCAAAACTGTTGCTTTAAAATAATATATTTTGAACAAAGCTCCCCTAACAGGTTCATAACTTAGTCCTAATCTTCTACTATAATGTAATACCACTTTGTCCGTCTGAGCTTGTCGAAGACTTTTCTCAAAGGGAAGCTTTTTTGGATTGCACTTCGACAAGCTCAGTGTGACAGATTTAGTATGAAATTAATGTTTTACTATTAATTTAACCTAATGAGTAAACTACCTACAAAAAAAAACTCTACCTTACTCCAAAGCCAATTTAACAACAGCAATTAGAATACCAACCAAACCACCAACAACGGCGCCATTGAGTCGAATATACTGCAAATCATTACCCACTTTGTCCTCAATTTGATCGACTAATTCCTTATTGTCTAATTTAACGAGACTGTCACGAACCATATTCCCTATTTCACCGTGAAACTCGGTAATCAAGTTCGAAATCGTATCTTTTATCCAACGGTTGACATTTGCTTGTGTTTCTGGATTTTGTTCTAAGTCGGATAATATAGCATTCAGCTTGGAAATCACAAATTGCATCAGCGGCGTTTCATCATTCTCCAATTGTTCGGTAAGTGTTTGTTTGAAATTCACCAATAGCTTCTGAATCATTTTTTCGGAATCGGCGTTTTCAGTAAAACCATTGATAAAATTATCCACCAATTTTTTGCTTTCTTCGTCTCCCGTAGCCAATTTGTGTGCAAAATCCAGTATCCAGTTGTCAAATTTATTTCGAATAGGATGCTCAGGATTGGATTGCGCTTCTATAATAAAGTCCTGCGCCTTTGCAAGCAAATCATCGGCTATGACATCCAAATCTATTCCGCCACTAGTTTTTGCTAGAAATAGTGTGAATTTTTTAAGCATGCTTTTGTCGCCATATTCCGTAGCGGCAAATTGTAACTTATCGAGTAACATTTCCTTGGTCTCTGGATTTTCAATCGCTTTTGAGCCAGCCTGAATCATCAAGTCCCAAATCTGGTTGTGGTCGCCGTTTTTAATCGATTTCTCCAACCATTCTCCCATAGTAGCAGCCAAATCCAATTGACCAATTTGCTTCGTAAAAATCGTCTTTAAATTCGCCGCCAATTTTGGACTATCTAAATCATCCGCAAGTATCAAAACTATTTTTTGAACGACTTCAATAGACTTCTTTTGATTGTCTGGCTTTTTCAGAAACTGAACTATCTTTTCGACTAAATTAATTTCGCTCAACTTGCCCGAAATCACTTCTGGCGAAAGCCATTTATTTGTCACCAAATCAACAATTCCCTCCGTTAGTTTCTCTCGATTTTTAGCGATGATATTAGTATGCTTCCGCACAATCGGAATTGGAATCTCCCGAAACAAAGCACTGACCGCAAACCAATCAGCAAAGCCACCAATAGTTGCCGCCTCAAAACCTGCTATAACGATTTTCCAACCTGGATGGACTAGGAAATCCATGCGGACAAGCAGTTCGAACAGCACTAAGCCTGAGAAAGCGATTATAAGTGATATGGAGCCTAGGTTGTTTTTCATAAGTTGTTTGCTTTTAAAAAGCATTGCTTTATTTCACTAAAATACAAATTTCTGCAAGCTCTAGATTCGAACAAAGGTGAATTAATTTTGAATAGAATATTTTAAATCTTATTCTCCGCATTTTATTTGACAAAGTGATTTTACGATGAAAGCAAATAGAAAACTAAATTACCTCCCTAGCCCCGGTTAAGGCGGTATCCTCGTAACGGAGTGGAGAGATATAGCCGAAGACGGGAACCCAACTCTCCTGAAAAAGCCTAAACTTTCGCTCCAAATTTTAAACCTGAATAATTTCTACCTCGGCATTGGGGTTGAATAAATAGGTTTTGCCAGAACTAATTTCGATGCACTCGAAGCGTTTGGTGCGAACGGCCATTTTCTTAAAAACTTTTCCGTTTTTGATTCGGAATACGGTGCCGTAGGGGATTTCGAAAACATAATTTTTGTCGTCACTTTGCTGGTCAAATTGTTTGAGTGCCAAAGACAAGGTGGTGTCGGTGTCGCTGCTGGCGGAAGGATTTCTGAAATGCCTCGCCAAAAGTGGCAACAATTGGTTGGGGAAAATTTCGGGACGAATGTACGGCACCATCAACTGCTGAAAGGTGTGTTTCCACTCGTTTCCGTGGGGTTTGATGTTGCGACCGTATTTTTCGAAAGCTACTAGATGCGCAATTTCGTGAATAAGGGTAATCAAAAAACGGTACTTATTCAAACTGCCGTTGACGGTGATTTCGTGTTTTCCGTTTAAGGCTTTGCGGTAATCACCATGTCGAGTCGATCGCTCGTTAACGATTTTTAGATGCACGCCATGTGTCACAATCAACTCAAAAGCGGGTACGACGGCGAAATCTGGAATGTATTTGGTTAAGGTTCCTTGCAAATTAGTTATGAGTTATGAGTTGCTGGTGCGTATAAGTTGTTGTCTTTATTTTTCGAGGTTTTTCTTGGTGGTTATGATGATACTTCTAATTATTTTAAGCACTTCATGACTTTGATTATGAATTTTTTGAAATTCTTCGTGAGAGATATAATCTGTTGCTTGTAGTAGTTCTAGCCAATACATAGTTTCATCACACTCTTTTTGAGCGATAGCTAATTTATGTATAAAATCAGGTTTTCTTTGTGCATTTACAGCTTCACGAACATTTGCACCCACAGAGGTTATGGAACGTAAAAACTGCTTGCTCATGATATATTCTTTCTTTTCATTCACAATATGTTTATAGAAAAAAACGCCACTCACTGCCAAATCAAAACTCTTGGTTTTAACGATGCTATCACTCATAATTTATTACTAATAATTAATTAACTCTTATTTTTAACGATGCTGTCACTCATAACTAATAATTCATAACTAATTTAAGGGTTCGATGATGTAACTTGTATCACTCTTCCATTAAAATATTTGTTTCCTGTAAGGGTAAAATCATAGATGTAATTGGCCATTTCTTCGGCAGAAACTGGTGCTTGATAACCCGGAAAAGCTTCTT from Flavobacterium ovatum carries:
- a CDS encoding DUF445 domain-containing protein, which gives rise to MKNNLGSISLIIAFSGLVLFELLVRMDFLVHPGWKIVIAGFEAATIGGFADWFAVSALFREIPIPIVRKHTNIIAKNREKLTEGIVDLVTNKWLSPEVISGKLSEINLVEKIVQFLKKPDNQKKSIEVVQKIVLILADDLDSPKLAANLKTIFTKQIGQLDLAATMGEWLEKSIKNGDHNQIWDLMIQAGSKAIENPETKEMLLDKLQFAATEYGDKSMLKKFTLFLAKTSGGIDLDVIADDLLAKAQDFIIEAQSNPEHPIRNKFDNWILDFAHKLATGDEESKKLVDNFINGFTENADSEKMIQKLLVNFKQTLTEQLENDETPLMQFVISKLNAILSDLEQNPETQANVNRWIKDTISNLITEFHGEIGNMVRDSLVKLDNKELVDQIEDKVGNDLQYIRLNGAVVGGLVGILIAVVKLALE
- a CDS encoding glycosyltransferase family A protein, which produces MNYYLVIPTHNEEAFISLTLDSLVGQTVPPTKVIVVNDNSTDGTEEIVKSYAAKYPYITLVNKKSSAVHMPGSKVIQAFHEGEKHIDDKYDILVKIDADLIFPLNYFETIINHFKSDDRIGMAGGFCYIDKNGEFVLENLTDKDHIRGALKAYRKETYKQIGGLKPAMGWDTVDELLCKFYNWKVVTDQSLKVKHLKPTGANYNKTARYKQGEAFYTLGYGFLITAIASAKLAMMKKKPLLFIDYITGFMKAKVAKTPLLVTAEQAKFIRKYRLQKMKEKLF
- a CDS encoding ATP-binding cassette domain-containing protein, which translates into the protein MIEIKNIEKSFGENKILKGISTVFETGKTNLIIGQSGSGKTVLLKSLLGIHTPEAGQIIFDGRVYSDLEEVEKRELRTEIGMVFQGSALFDSMTVCENVAFPLKMFTNDDKEKIADRVEFVLKRVNLIDAHKKLPSEISGGMQKRVAIARAIVNHPKYLFCDEPNSGLDPNTSILIDNLIKEITEEYNITTVVNTHDMNSVMEIGDNILFLKNGLKEWQGNKDEIFYTDNEAVTAFVYSSNLFKKVREAHLKK
- a CDS encoding four helix bundle protein, encoding MSDSIVKTKSFDLAVSGVFFYKHIVNEKKEYIMSKQFLRSITSVGANVREAVNAQRKPDFIHKLAIAQKECDETMYWLELLQATDYISHEEFQKIHNQSHEVLKIIRSIIITTKKNLEK
- a CDS encoding ABC transporter permease yields the protein MMLIRYISQIGKYFLMIKEIFSKQTKWSVMRNLIFKEIDDLIIDSLGIVAFISFFVGGVVAIQTALNLTNPLIPKYLIGFATRQSIILEFAPTFISVIMAGKMGSFITSSIGTMRVTEQIDALEVMGVNSLNYLVFPKIIALLLYPFLIGIAMFLGILGGWIAGVYGGFTSADDFITGAQMDFIPFHVTYAFIKTLIFALLLATIPSFHGYYMKGGALEVGKASTVSFVWTSVSIILFNYILTQLLLSA
- a CDS encoding SprT-like domain-containing protein encodes the protein MQGTLTKYIPDFAVVPAFELIVTHGVHLKIVNERSTRHGDYRKALNGKHEITVNGSLNKYRFLITLIHEIAHLVAFEKYGRNIKPHGNEWKHTFQQLMVPYIRPEIFPNQLLPLLARHFRNPSASSDTDTTLSLALKQFDQQSDDKNYVFEIPYGTVFRIKNGKVFKKMAVRTKRFECIEISSGKTYLFNPNAEVEIIQV